From the genome of Rathayibacter sp. VKM Ac-2759, one region includes:
- the ispG gene encoding flavodoxin-dependent (E)-4-hydroxy-3-methylbut-2-enyl-diphosphate synthase codes for MPAVNLGLPKVPETLAPRRKSRQIKVGKVLVGGDAPVSVQSMCTTPTTNINATLQQIAELTASGCDIVRVAVPSRDDAEALPIIAKKSQIPVIADIHFQPNYVYAAIDAGCAAVRVNPGNIRKFDDQVGKIAAAAKAAGVSIRIGVNAGSLEPSLMQKYGKATPEALVESAVWEASLFEEHDFHDFKISVKHNDPVIMVKAYRQLAERGDWPLHLGVTEAGPEFQGTIKSATAFGILLGEGIGDTIRVSLSAPPAQEVKVGLQILQSLNLRERKLEIVSCPSCGRAQVDVYTLANDVTAGLEGMTVPLRVAVMGCVVNGPGEAREADLGVASGNGKGQIFVKGEVIKTVPEAEIVKTLIEEANRLAAEMPADDTSTGSPVVTVAK; via the coding sequence GTGCCAGCAGTGAATCTGGGTTTGCCCAAGGTCCCCGAGACCCTCGCCCCCCGCCGCAAGTCCCGTCAGATCAAGGTCGGCAAGGTCCTCGTGGGCGGCGACGCCCCCGTGAGCGTGCAGTCCATGTGCACGACGCCGACGACCAACATCAACGCGACCCTCCAGCAGATCGCCGAGCTCACGGCGTCCGGCTGCGACATCGTCCGCGTGGCGGTGCCGAGTCGCGACGATGCGGAGGCGCTGCCGATCATCGCGAAGAAGAGCCAGATCCCGGTGATCGCCGACATCCACTTCCAGCCGAACTACGTCTACGCGGCGATCGACGCCGGCTGCGCGGCGGTCCGGGTGAACCCCGGCAACATCCGCAAGTTCGACGACCAGGTCGGCAAGATCGCCGCCGCCGCGAAGGCCGCAGGCGTCTCGATCCGCATCGGCGTCAACGCGGGCTCGCTCGAGCCCAGCCTGATGCAGAAGTACGGCAAGGCGACCCCCGAGGCGCTCGTCGAGAGTGCCGTCTGGGAAGCGAGCCTCTTCGAGGAGCACGACTTCCACGACTTCAAGATCTCGGTCAAGCACAACGACCCGGTCATCATGGTGAAGGCCTACCGCCAGCTCGCCGAGCGCGGCGACTGGCCGCTGCACCTCGGCGTGACGGAGGCGGGGCCCGAGTTCCAGGGCACCATCAAGTCGGCGACCGCGTTCGGCATCCTCCTCGGGGAGGGCATCGGCGACACGATCCGCGTCTCGCTGTCGGCTCCGCCCGCGCAGGAGGTCAAGGTCGGCCTGCAGATCCTCCAGTCGCTGAACCTCCGCGAGCGCAAGCTCGAGATCGTCTCCTGCCCGAGCTGCGGCCGCGCGCAGGTCGACGTGTACACGCTCGCCAACGACGTCACCGCGGGTCTCGAGGGCATGACCGTGCCCCTGCGCGTGGCCGTCATGGGCTGCGTCGTCAACGGACCGGGCGAGGCCCGCGAGGCCGACCTGGGCGTCGCCTCCGGAAACGGCAAGGGCCAGATCTTCGTCAAGGGCGAGGTCATCAAGACCGTCCCCGAGGCCGAGATCGTGAAGACGCTGATCGAGGAGGCCAACCGCCTGGCCGCCGAGATGCCCGCCGACGACACCTCCACCGGATCGCCGGTCGTCACCGTCGCCAAGTGA
- a CDS encoding site-2 protease family protein has product MESVLLFVLGVVIIAVGVALSIALHEVGHLVPAKLFGVKVTQYMIGFGPTIFSRRRGETEYGIKAIPLGGYIAMIGMYPPKHEGDPLTESAVGMFKGVGQQSADIRASSRPSMIDEARAASAETIGEGEEHRAFYRLPVWKRVVIMFGGPFMNLVIATVLFTVLLCGIGVAQSTSTIATVSQCVVPASSTGAETCSADDPLSPGAAAGILPGDTITSIDGTAVSSWDDLTPIIRESANTPLEVVVDRDGQAVTLTITPVENEVAVTDASGAVVTDASGAVETQTVGFIGISPTSALVQQPITAVPETVWTNITSVAHVILNLPQRLYDVAQAAFGNEERDANGPISVVGVGRIAGEIAASDQLPIVSKIQTMVGVLASLNVALLVFNLVPLLPMDGGHIAGALWEGVRRRTAKLFGKRDPGPFDIARLLPLTYVVVIVLGGMSALLIYADIVNPIRLF; this is encoded by the coding sequence GTGGAATCCGTGCTTCTCTTCGTCCTCGGCGTCGTCATCATCGCCGTCGGCGTCGCGCTCTCGATCGCCCTGCACGAGGTGGGGCACCTGGTTCCCGCGAAGCTGTTCGGCGTCAAGGTGACGCAGTACATGATCGGATTCGGTCCGACCATCTTCTCGAGGCGTCGGGGAGAGACGGAGTACGGGATCAAGGCGATCCCGCTCGGCGGCTACATCGCCATGATCGGCATGTACCCGCCGAAGCACGAGGGCGATCCGCTCACGGAGTCGGCGGTCGGCATGTTCAAGGGCGTCGGCCAGCAGTCGGCCGACATCCGCGCGAGCAGCCGCCCGTCGATGATCGACGAGGCCCGGGCGGCGAGTGCCGAGACCATCGGCGAGGGCGAGGAGCACCGCGCATTCTACCGTCTGCCGGTCTGGAAGCGCGTCGTCATCATGTTCGGCGGCCCGTTCATGAACCTCGTGATCGCGACCGTGCTCTTCACCGTGCTGCTCTGCGGCATCGGAGTGGCGCAGAGCACCTCCACCATCGCCACCGTCTCCCAGTGCGTCGTCCCCGCCTCCTCGACGGGCGCCGAGACCTGCTCCGCCGACGACCCGCTGTCTCCCGGAGCGGCGGCGGGGATCCTGCCCGGCGACACCATCACCTCGATCGACGGCACGGCGGTGTCCTCGTGGGACGACCTCACGCCGATCATCCGCGAGTCGGCGAACACGCCGCTCGAGGTGGTCGTCGACCGCGACGGACAGGCCGTCACCCTCACCATCACGCCCGTCGAGAACGAGGTCGCCGTCACCGACGCGTCGGGCGCGGTCGTGACGGACGCCTCCGGAGCCGTCGAGACGCAGACCGTCGGCTTCATCGGCATCTCGCCGACGAGCGCGCTCGTCCAGCAGCCGATCACGGCCGTCCCCGAGACGGTGTGGACGAACATCACGAGCGTCGCCCACGTGATCCTCAACCTCCCGCAGCGCCTCTACGACGTGGCGCAGGCCGCCTTCGGCAACGAGGAGCGCGACGCGAACGGACCGATCAGCGTGGTCGGCGTCGGCCGGATCGCGGGCGAGATCGCCGCCTCCGACCAGCTGCCGATCGTCTCGAAGATCCAGACGATGGTCGGCGTGCTCGCCTCGCTCAACGTGGCACTGCTCGTCTTCAACCTCGTGCCGCTGCTCCCGATGGACGGCGGCCACATCGCCGGCGCCCTCTGGGAAGGCGTCCGACGCCGCACCGCGAAGCTCTTCGGCAAGCGCGACCCGGGGCCCTTCGACATCGCCCGCCTGCTGCCGCTGACGTACGTGGTCGTCATCGTCCTCGGAGGGATGAGCGCCCTGCTCATCTACGCGGACATCGTGAACCCGATCCGGCTGTTCTAG
- a CDS encoding 1-deoxy-D-xylulose-5-phosphate reductoisomerase codes for MRRVIILGSTGSIGTQALDVIGANRDRFEVVGLSAGTNRAVVAEQAAAFGVEHTAFGEIEAEQLVRSVEADVVLNGITGSVGLGPTLAALEEGRTLALANKESLIVGGELVTSLAAPGQIVPVDSEHSAIAQALLAGEHREVRRLVLTASGGPFRGRDRASLRDVTPAQALAHPTWDMGLVVTTNSSTLVNKGLEVIEAHLLFDVPYDRIDVTVHPQSVIHSMVEFVDGSTIAQASPPDMRLPISLGLDWPHRVAGVGVPLDWTRAHTWTFEPLDEEAFPSVQVAKRVGVAGASYPAVFNAANEQAVQAFHAGRIGYLDILDTVEAVVDAHTVDGALTRESLAEAETWARRTADERIASA; via the coding sequence ATGCGCAGGGTCATCATCCTCGGCTCGACCGGGTCCATCGGCACGCAGGCCCTCGACGTCATCGGCGCGAACCGCGACCGCTTCGAGGTCGTCGGCCTCTCGGCGGGCACGAACCGCGCCGTCGTCGCCGAGCAGGCCGCCGCCTTCGGGGTCGAGCACACGGCCTTCGGCGAGATCGAGGCCGAGCAGCTGGTGCGGAGTGTGGAGGCGGACGTCGTCCTCAACGGGATCACCGGCTCCGTGGGCCTCGGCCCGACGCTCGCCGCACTCGAGGAGGGGCGGACGCTCGCCCTCGCCAACAAGGAGTCGCTGATCGTCGGCGGCGAGCTGGTCACCTCCCTCGCGGCGCCCGGGCAGATCGTCCCCGTCGACTCCGAGCACTCCGCGATCGCGCAGGCGCTGCTCGCGGGGGAGCACCGCGAGGTGCGCCGGCTCGTGCTCACGGCGTCCGGCGGACCGTTCCGGGGACGCGACCGCGCCTCCCTCCGCGACGTCACTCCCGCGCAGGCACTCGCGCACCCGACCTGGGACATGGGCCTCGTCGTGACGACGAACTCGTCGACCCTCGTCAACAAGGGGCTCGAGGTCATCGAGGCGCACCTGCTCTTCGACGTGCCCTACGACCGGATCGACGTGACGGTGCACCCGCAGTCGGTCATCCACTCGATGGTCGAGTTCGTCGACGGCTCCACGATCGCGCAGGCCTCGCCGCCCGACATGCGGCTGCCGATCTCGCTCGGTCTCGACTGGCCGCACCGGGTCGCGGGCGTCGGAGTCCCGCTCGACTGGACGCGCGCGCACACCTGGACCTTCGAGCCGCTCGACGAGGAGGCGTTCCCCTCGGTGCAGGTGGCGAAGCGCGTCGGCGTCGCGGGGGCGTCGTACCCGGCCGTGTTCAACGCGGCGAACGAGCAGGCGGTGCAGGCGTTCCACGCGGGGCGGATCGGCTACCTCGACATCCTCGACACGGTCGAGGCCGTGGTCGACGCGCACACGGTCGACGGAGCGCTGACCCGCGAGTCGCTGGCCGAGGCCGAGACGTGGGCGCGGCGCACGGCGGACGAGCGGATCGCCTCCGCCTGA
- a CDS encoding FKBP-type peptidyl-prolyl cis-trans isomerase — protein sequence MRRTLAIVAVVAATLGLTACTGTAEDAAPSASATPLTCVSEGDATSAVQTSGDFATKPVTVFPTPISVDDTERSVAIEGTGATVAEGDTVLVDYTLYNGTSGAEFSASSYASGGRAAFEVDTEQYLAGLVKAVNCATVGSRVVAVVPPADAFGDAGNTDLGIAATDSIVMVIDVEGIIPTTATGEPQAPVDGLPTVALAEDGTPTVTIPATDPPADLQIAVLKKGDGQTVVDGDSLVVQYQGVVWGTGTVFDQSWGSGTPASFGTGDVIEGFKQAVVGQTVGSQVLVVIPPAQGYGDAGNADAGISGTDTLVFVIDILAVS from the coding sequence GTGCGCAGAACACTCGCGATCGTGGCCGTCGTGGCCGCGACCCTCGGCCTGACGGCCTGCACCGGAACCGCCGAGGATGCGGCTCCGAGCGCGTCGGCGACTCCGCTCACCTGCGTCTCGGAGGGGGACGCGACCAGCGCCGTGCAGACCAGCGGCGACTTCGCGACCAAGCCCGTCACCGTGTTCCCGACGCCGATCAGCGTCGACGACACCGAGCGCTCCGTCGCCATCGAGGGCACCGGAGCGACGGTCGCCGAGGGCGACACGGTCCTCGTCGACTACACCCTCTACAACGGGACCAGCGGCGCCGAGTTCTCGGCGAGCAGCTACGCCTCCGGGGGCCGCGCGGCGTTCGAGGTCGACACCGAGCAGTACCTCGCCGGCCTCGTGAAGGCCGTGAACTGCGCGACCGTCGGATCGCGGGTCGTCGCCGTGGTGCCGCCCGCCGACGCCTTCGGCGACGCGGGCAACACCGACCTCGGCATCGCGGCGACCGACTCGATCGTCATGGTGATCGACGTCGAGGGCATCATCCCGACGACCGCGACCGGCGAGCCGCAGGCGCCCGTCGACGGCCTCCCGACCGTGGCGCTCGCCGAGGACGGCACGCCGACCGTGACCATCCCCGCGACCGACCCGCCCGCCGACCTGCAGATCGCGGTGCTGAAGAAGGGCGACGGCCAGACCGTGGTCGACGGCGACTCGCTCGTCGTGCAGTACCAGGGCGTCGTCTGGGGCACCGGCACGGTCTTCGACCAGAGCTGGGGCTCGGGCACACCCGCCTCCTTCGGCACCGGAGACGTGATCGAGGGCTTCAAGCAGGCGGTGGTCGGCCAGACGGTCGGCTCGCAGGTCCTCGTCGTGATCCCGCCCGCCCAGGGCTACGGAGACGCGGGCAACGCGGACGCGGGCATCAGCGGCACCGACACGCTCGTCTTCGTGATCGACATCCTCGCCGTCAGCTGA
- the gabT gene encoding 4-aminobutyrate--2-oxoglutarate transaminase produces the protein MREFSVPQSRELVTELPGPRSIALQERRVASVSRGAGTLANIYMDHASGAVLVDVDGNRLIDLGCGIGVTTIGHAHPAVAAAAAAQADKLTHTLFTVTPYENYVRVAEKLAEITPGDFEKHSILVNSGAEAVENAVKIARKHTGRRAIASLDHAFHGRTNLTMAMTYRPWPERAGMGPFPGEIYSLPMSYPFRDPEGMTGAEAAERAIDYIRTHIGAEELAALFVEPIQGDGGIIIPAAGYFERLSEFCTENGIVFVADEIQAGIARTGTWYAMEHFGVVPDLVTTAKGIAGGFPLAAVTGRAEIMDAVQPGGIGGTFGGNPVSTAAALATFEAIESEGLLAEAQRVERALWARIGDWAERFPVVGEVRGKGAMFGVELVHPGTKRQNPEALAAVLEHATTNGVIVLDAGSWDSVLRIMPSVVISDELIDDAASVIEEALATLG, from the coding sequence ATGCGTGAATTCTCGGTCCCCCAGTCCCGAGAGCTCGTCACCGAGCTCCCCGGCCCGCGCTCGATCGCCCTGCAGGAGCGCCGCGTCGCGAGCGTCTCACGGGGCGCCGGCACCCTCGCGAACATCTACATGGACCACGCCTCGGGCGCCGTCCTGGTCGACGTCGACGGCAACCGCCTCATCGACCTCGGCTGCGGCATCGGAGTCACGACCATCGGCCACGCGCACCCGGCGGTCGCCGCGGCCGCCGCCGCCCAGGCCGACAAGCTGACCCACACCCTCTTCACGGTGACGCCGTACGAGAACTACGTGCGCGTCGCCGAGAAGCTCGCCGAGATCACCCCCGGCGACTTCGAGAAGCACTCCATCCTCGTGAACTCGGGCGCGGAGGCGGTCGAGAACGCGGTCAAGATCGCCCGCAAGCACACGGGTCGCCGCGCCATCGCCTCCCTCGACCACGCGTTCCACGGCCGCACCAACCTGACGATGGCGATGACCTACCGCCCCTGGCCCGAGCGCGCGGGCATGGGCCCGTTCCCGGGCGAGATCTACAGCCTCCCGATGAGCTACCCGTTCCGCGACCCCGAGGGCATGACGGGCGCGGAGGCGGCGGAGCGCGCCATCGACTACATCCGCACCCACATCGGCGCCGAGGAGCTCGCGGCTCTGTTCGTCGAGCCGATCCAGGGCGACGGCGGCATCATCATCCCCGCGGCCGGCTACTTCGAGCGCCTCTCCGAGTTCTGCACCGAGAACGGCATCGTCTTCGTCGCCGACGAGATCCAGGCGGGCATCGCGCGCACCGGCACCTGGTACGCGATGGAGCACTTCGGAGTCGTCCCCGACCTCGTCACGACCGCCAAGGGCATCGCGGGCGGCTTCCCCCTCGCGGCGGTCACCGGTCGCGCCGAGATCATGGACGCCGTGCAGCCCGGCGGCATCGGCGGGACCTTCGGCGGCAACCCGGTCTCGACCGCCGCCGCGCTGGCCACGTTCGAGGCGATCGAGTCGGAGGGTCTCCTCGCCGAGGCGCAGCGCGTCGAGCGCGCCCTGTGGGCCCGCATCGGCGACTGGGCCGAGCGCTTCCCCGTCGTCGGCGAGGTCCGAGGCAAGGGCGCCATGTTCGGCGTCGAGCTCGTGCACCCCGGCACGAAGCGCCAGAACCCGGAGGCGCTCGCGGCGGTCCTCGAGCACGCGACCACCAACGGCGTCATCGTCCTCGACGCCGGCAGCTGGGACAGCGTCCTGCGCATCATGCCGAGCGTGGTCATCAGCGACGAGCTGATCGACGACGCTGCCAGCGTCATCGAGGAGGCCCTCGCGACGCTGGGCTGA
- a CDS encoding lysophospholipid acyltransferase family protein yields the protein MGGAGRMIYRPIVEGRDNVPSSGRVILASNHLSFIDSPVLTLLAPRPVQFLAKADYFTGSGVRGALSRSFFTAVGAVPVERGAGQAAQEALDLGRAILERDEAFAVYPEGTRSRDGRLYRGRTGVAWLALTTGAPVVPVGLIGTQELQPVGSSIPRLHRITVRFGDPLDLSPHGSADSGRARRHATDEVMTAIHALSGQELAGAYNESPPAGTVERIKRALPHERR from the coding sequence ATGGGCGGCGCCGGGCGGATGATCTACCGGCCGATCGTCGAGGGCCGGGACAACGTGCCCTCCTCCGGTCGCGTGATCCTCGCGAGCAACCACCTCTCGTTCATCGACTCCCCCGTGCTGACGCTGCTCGCGCCGCGGCCGGTGCAGTTCCTGGCGAAGGCCGACTACTTCACGGGGTCGGGCGTCCGCGGAGCGCTCTCCCGCTCCTTCTTCACTGCCGTCGGAGCCGTCCCGGTCGAGCGCGGAGCGGGACAGGCCGCGCAGGAGGCGCTCGATCTCGGGCGCGCGATCCTCGAGCGCGACGAGGCGTTCGCCGTCTACCCCGAGGGCACCCGCTCCCGCGACGGCCGCCTGTACCGGGGCCGCACCGGAGTGGCCTGGCTCGCCCTCACGACGGGCGCTCCGGTCGTCCCCGTCGGACTGATCGGCACCCAGGAGCTGCAGCCCGTCGGCTCGAGCATCCCGCGGCTGCACCGCATCACGGTCCGCTTCGGCGATCCGCTCGACCTGTCGCCCCACGGCTCCGCCGACTCCGGTCGTGCCCGACGCCACGCGACGGACGAGGTGATGACCGCGATCCACGCGCTCTCGGGCCAGGAGCTCGCCGGCGCCTACAACGAGTCGCCGCCCGCGGGGACAGTGGAGCGCATCAAGCGGGCCCTGCCGCACGAGCGGCGCTGA
- a CDS encoding OsmC family protein, whose product MKAAHDYAVSVVWEGDQGTGTSGYREYGRQNLLTAQGPAPILGSADTPFRGDRDRWNPEQLLIASLAQCHLLSYLHVAVKNGVVVTGYTDDAVGRMVQEGEGGRFESVTLRPRVRVADESMVALAQTLHAEASRLCFIANSVSFPVGHEPTAEAGPSSSE is encoded by the coding sequence ATGAAAGCAGCGCACGATTACGCGGTTTCCGTCGTCTGGGAGGGTGACCAGGGGACCGGGACCAGCGGGTACCGCGAGTACGGGCGGCAGAATCTCCTCACCGCGCAGGGACCGGCGCCGATCCTCGGCTCGGCCGACACTCCGTTCCGCGGGGACCGCGACCGGTGGAACCCGGAGCAGCTGCTGATCGCCTCCCTCGCGCAGTGCCACCTGCTCTCGTACCTGCACGTGGCCGTCAAGAACGGCGTCGTCGTCACGGGATACACGGACGACGCCGTCGGAAGAATGGTGCAGGAGGGCGAGGGCGGCCGGTTCGAGTCGGTGACGCTCCGGCCGCGCGTCCGCGTCGCCGACGAGTCGATGGTCGCCCTGGCGCAGACCCTGCACGCCGAGGCGTCGCGGCTGTGCTTCATCGCGAACTCGGTGAGCTTCCCCGTCGGGCACGAGCCGACGGCGGAGGCGGGGCCGAGCTCCTCGGAGTGA
- the gabT gene encoding 4-aminobutyrate--2-oxoglutarate transaminase — protein sequence MTDTLAPQVPTSAVPQERRLATEIPGPRSRALHERRLAVVPAGVGTALPVYIDRAHGAILVDVDGNQFIDLGAGIGVTTIGHTDDAVVAAATAQLGRLTHTLFTVTPYEPYIRVAELLAEHTPGDFAKKTVLVNSGAEAVENAVKIARKHTGRPGVAVLDHAYHGRTNLTMAMNFKALPYGLGFGPFASDVHRAPSSYPYHDGLSGAGAAERTISYLEKTVGASALACLVVEPVQGEGGFMVPAQGYLPALQEWCTANGIVFVADEIQSGMARTGAYFASEHFGLVPDLVLSAKGIAGGLPLAGVTGRAEIMDSAQAGGLGGTFGGNPVAAAAAVAVFERIEQDGLLAEADRIGTRLGAALRALQEQYDIIGDVRGIGAMMAIELVQPGTAATTKAPNTAAVTAIIDYAAAHGVLVLSAGTYGNVVRFLPSLALTDELLDDAVSVLAEAFATL from the coding sequence ATGACAGACACGCTCGCCCCCCAGGTTCCCACGTCGGCAGTCCCCCAGGAGCGGCGCCTCGCGACCGAGATCCCGGGGCCGCGATCCCGGGCCCTGCACGAGCGACGCCTCGCCGTCGTCCCGGCGGGCGTGGGCACGGCGCTGCCCGTCTACATCGACCGCGCCCACGGGGCGATCCTCGTCGACGTCGACGGCAACCAGTTCATCGACCTCGGCGCCGGCATCGGCGTCACCACCATCGGGCACACCGACGACGCGGTGGTCGCCGCCGCGACCGCGCAGCTCGGTCGCCTGACCCACACGCTCTTCACCGTCACGCCCTACGAGCCCTACATCCGCGTCGCCGAGCTGCTCGCCGAGCACACCCCCGGCGATTTCGCGAAGAAGACGGTGCTCGTCAACTCCGGCGCGGAGGCGGTCGAGAACGCCGTCAAGATCGCACGCAAGCACACCGGCCGCCCCGGCGTCGCGGTGCTCGACCACGCGTACCACGGCCGCACCAACCTCACGATGGCCATGAACTTCAAGGCCCTCCCCTACGGACTCGGCTTCGGACCGTTCGCGAGCGACGTCCACCGCGCCCCGAGCTCGTACCCCTACCACGACGGCCTCTCGGGTGCCGGGGCGGCGGAGCGCACGATCTCGTACCTCGAGAAGACGGTCGGCGCCTCCGCGCTGGCCTGCCTCGTCGTCGAGCCCGTTCAGGGCGAGGGCGGCTTCATGGTGCCGGCCCAGGGCTACCTCCCCGCACTGCAGGAGTGGTGCACCGCGAACGGCATCGTCTTCGTCGCCGACGAGATCCAGTCGGGCATGGCCCGCACCGGCGCGTACTTCGCGAGCGAGCACTTCGGTCTCGTCCCCGATCTGGTGCTCTCCGCGAAGGGCATCGCGGGCGGCCTCCCGCTCGCCGGTGTGACCGGACGGGCCGAGATCATGGACTCGGCGCAGGCCGGCGGGCTCGGAGGGACCTTCGGCGGCAACCCCGTCGCGGCGGCCGCCGCTGTCGCCGTGTTCGAGCGCATCGAGCAGGACGGCCTCCTCGCCGAGGCCGATCGCATCGGCACGCGCCTCGGCGCCGCGCTGCGCGCGCTGCAGGAGCAGTACGACATCATCGGCGACGTCCGCGGCATCGGCGCGATGATGGCGATCGAGCTCGTCCAGCCGGGTACGGCCGCGACGACGAAGGCGCCGAACACGGCCGCCGTCACCGCGATCATCGACTACGCGGCGGCGCACGGCGTCCTCGTGCTGAGCGCCGGCACCTACGGCAACGTGGTCCGCTTCCTCCCGAGCCTCGCCCTCACCGACGAGCTGCTCGACGACGCGGTCTCGGTGCTCGCGGAGGCCTTCGCCACCCTCTGA
- a CDS encoding asparaginase — MPAGTFTVAESVELAVVERSGFIESRHSGSAVVLDSDGRVARSLGTPTAPIFPRSCLKPFQALAVMTAGVDLTGAEAVIATASHAGIPQHVALVQNLLFRAGLDHTALQCPADWPGDSTTRSQLMRAGATQDPLYMNCSGKHAAMLLACVQNGWSTEDYLERSHPLQQHIVDTIERLTGERIVASGIDGCGAPVHALPLTALAKGISRIVSSSAASPFGLYRQAGVLTNSILENAWAIDGPGRDNTVVIERLGLVAKLGAEGVLVMASPDGTTVALKILDGSLRAATVVALKLLVEIGAVDRAAANDVLVKLNPVVSGGGRPVGAIRASYV; from the coding sequence ATGCCCGCAGGTACCTTCACCGTCGCAGAGTCCGTCGAACTGGCCGTCGTCGAGCGATCCGGCTTCATCGAGTCGCGTCACTCCGGCTCCGCGGTCGTCCTCGACTCCGACGGCCGCGTGGCCCGCAGCCTCGGCACGCCGACCGCTCCGATCTTCCCGAGGTCGTGCCTCAAGCCCTTCCAGGCCCTCGCGGTGATGACCGCGGGTGTCGATCTCACCGGGGCGGAGGCGGTCATCGCGACCGCGAGTCACGCCGGCATCCCGCAGCACGTCGCGCTCGTGCAGAACCTGCTGTTCCGGGCCGGCCTCGACCACACGGCGCTGCAGTGCCCGGCCGACTGGCCCGGCGACTCCACGACGCGCAGCCAGCTCATGCGGGCGGGCGCGACGCAGGACCCGCTCTACATGAACTGCTCGGGCAAGCACGCCGCGATGCTGCTCGCCTGCGTGCAGAACGGCTGGAGCACCGAGGACTACCTCGAGCGCTCGCACCCCCTGCAGCAGCACATCGTCGACACGATCGAGCGCCTCACCGGCGAGCGGATCGTCGCGTCCGGCATCGACGGCTGCGGTGCGCCGGTGCACGCCCTGCCGCTGACCGCGCTGGCGAAGGGCATCTCGCGGATCGTCTCCTCCTCCGCCGCCTCGCCCTTCGGCCTCTACCGGCAGGCCGGAGTGCTGACGAACTCGATCCTCGAGAACGCGTGGGCGATCGACGGACCGGGTCGCGACAACACCGTCGTCATCGAGCGCCTCGGCCTGGTCGCCAAGCTCGGCGCCGAGGGCGTGCTGGTGATGGCCTCCCCCGACGGCACGACCGTGGCGCTCAAGATCCTCGACGGCAGCCTGCGCGCCGCGACGGTCGTCGCTCTGAAGCTGCTCGTCGAGATCGGCGCCGTCGACCGCGCGGCCGCCAACGACGTGCTGGTGAAGCTCAACCCCGTGGTCTCGGGTGGCGGGCGCCCGGTCGGCGCGATTCGCGCCTCCTACGTCTGA
- a CDS encoding ABC transporter permease codes for MALIFLLIPIGYTFVFSFNDSVKSNLAWRGFTLDKWVSAWTSEEVMTAFGNSLLVGAVATVLATALGTMIAIALVRFRFRFRSAISLLLFLPMATPEVVLGAGLAAQFLSVGAEKGLVTIILAHTMFCISFVVVTVKARVASLDPRLEEAGRDLYASPGQVFWRITFPLLLPGILAAALLSFALSFDDFIITNFNSGSVTTFPKYIYIAAARGIPAEANVIASAVFLLAIVIVVVTQVSSAARAKRLARSQGPPGLRRRRRESRRPGARHPRPRG; via the coding sequence CTGGCGCTGATCTTCCTGCTCATCCCGATCGGCTACACCTTCGTCTTCTCGTTCAACGACTCGGTGAAGAGCAACCTCGCCTGGCGCGGCTTCACCCTCGACAAGTGGGTGTCCGCCTGGACGAGCGAGGAGGTCATGACCGCGTTCGGCAACAGCCTCCTGGTCGGTGCCGTCGCGACGGTGCTCGCGACCGCGCTCGGCACGATGATCGCCATCGCCCTCGTGCGGTTCCGCTTCCGGTTCCGCTCGGCGATCAGCCTGCTGCTGTTCCTCCCGATGGCGACGCCCGAGGTCGTCCTCGGTGCGGGTCTCGCCGCGCAGTTCCTGTCGGTGGGAGCCGAGAAGGGACTCGTGACCATCATCCTGGCGCACACGATGTTCTGCATCAGCTTCGTGGTCGTGACGGTGAAGGCCCGTGTCGCGAGCCTCGATCCGCGCCTCGAGGAGGCGGGGCGCGACCTCTACGCGTCGCCCGGCCAGGTCTTCTGGCGCATCACCTTCCCGCTGCTGCTGCCGGGCATCCTCGCCGCGGCGCTGCTCTCGTTCGCGCTGAGCTTCGACGACTTCATCATCACGAACTTCAACTCCGGCTCGGTGACGACGTTCCCGAAGTACATCTACATCGCGGCCGCCCGCGGCATCCCCGCCGAGGCCAACGTCATCGCCTCGGCCGTCTTCCTCCTGGCGATCGTGATCGTCGTCGTCACCCAGGTGTCGTCGGCGGCGCGGGCGAAGAGGCTCGCGAGGAGCCAGGGACCTCCGGGCCTCAGACGTAGGAGGCGCGAATCGCGCCGACCGGGCGCCCGCCACCCGAGACCACGGGGTTGA